GCGGCCCTCACAGCGTCTTGAGGAACTCCACGATATCGGCCCGCTCCCGTGCCGTGAGCGACAGCCCGAAGCGCTCCACGTAGTGCTCGACCGCGGCCTCGAGCGTTGCGGCGCTGCCGTCGTGGAAGTAGGGCCCCGCGAGCTGCGGCGGGTGCCACAGCCCGCGGAGCGGGGTGGTCCGATAGAGCCCAGTCGCGCTCCGTTCCGCATACACCGGATCTTGCCCGACCTCCGCGGCGGTATGCAGCCGTCCGGCGTTCACGTCGGTATAGGTCGATCCGAGATGGCATCGGGCGCAACCGGCGGAACTGTTGAAGAGCGCCCGCCCGCGCTTCGCCGCCGAAGCGTCGAAGCTCCCGGCGGCCGGCTCGGGTGTCTCGAGACTGAACTGGTAGACGCGGAGCGGCAGGAGCTTGGGCGCCACCAGCTCCGGCGGGTTGTTGACCGCCACGTTGATCCGCGGATCCACGAAGCGCCCGTGGCCGTGCATCTGGGTGATCGCCACGTAGGCATTCCAGTACGAGATGGTATCGTCCCCGGTGTAGATCTCCCGCTTCACGTGCCGGAGCCCGAACGCGGGCGGAATCACCACCGGTATGTTCTTGCCGTCGATGTTGAACCGCGGATCGTACATCCCCGGCCCCCACGAGTTGTACACCGCCTTCTGCGCCGGCGTCGGCACCGGCGACAAGGCGACGATGGCACCGACGTTGAGGTCGCGGTTGGGCCAGCCGTCCAGCCGGTGTCCGATGCCCTGCCCGAACGAGTTGTCCACCGTCGAGTGGCAGAACGCGCAGCTCAAGCCCACGCTGGTGAGCGTGTTGCTCGCGTCCACCTTTCCGATCACACCCACTACTGCACCCAGCTTGAGCAGCGTGACCGTGGTCGCGGGACTGTTCAGGTCGATCGACTTATCCTGAATGCCCGCCTTCACCTCGGCGGGGAGCGCGTCCACATCGACCTTGAGGCCCACGGATAGCGCGGTCGCGGGGCTCACGGACGAGCGGATGACCTGATGGAGGCGGAGCGTGTCGGTCCAGAAGCTTTCGTCGCCGTAGGTCTCGAACCGGAAGATCTGCTTGCCCTGCGCCACGAGGGCAGGATTGAGCGGACCTCGCCGGGCGAAGGCCGCGGGGTCCGTGGCGCGGCCGCCCGGCTCCGTGGGCCTGGTCTCGTCTCCGCACGCGGCCACGGCGAGGGCCAGTGCGAGGCAGGCGAACTGTCGGAGTTCCATTTCCCTTCTCCTCACTTCAGGCCCGGGCCGGGCGCCCGCTGCGGTCGCGGACCAGCCCCAGACCCGGGCCGAGAATGACGAGCACGATGCCGAGCGCGGCGACGAAGAGTCCGGGGCCCGGGCGCGGCACCAGCATGGCGCCGAGGCCCCGATGCAGCGTCTCGAACAGGCCGGCCACCAGCCACGCCTCGAAGCCGAGGAGCCCCAGGCCCAGGAGCACTGTGGTCCACCGGATCCAGCGGTGGCGGGTGGCCAGCATCCCCACACTCGCGACGGCGGCCAGGATTCCCCCGGCGAACAGCAGGCGTCCGTGGCCGCCGATGAGACCGCCGTATCGCTGAAGGCCGGCGAACAGGGTGAGCCACGGCAGCCAGGCGCCAAGCATCACCAGGGCGCCGCCGGCCAACGTTGCGGCTTCGGGCCGCTCAATGCGGGCGGACACTGAAGAACAGATAGGTGTTGGTCGGAATGTCCGACGTGATGTGTTCGGCGCCCGGGTCCGCCGCCTGCAGCGCGCGCACGGTCTCCAGGCTCTTTCCCGCCACCACGGCATCCCAGGTCGCCAGATCCTTGACGCCGATCACCTCCAGCTCCCACCAGTTGCCGCTCCGCTCCTCGATGATGTGGCTGTGCGCCGGCAGCGGCGCGTTGGCCACCGAGGCGCCGAACAGCCGGGACAGGTCGATGGTCGAGGGGTGATTGATGCACTGTCCGACGATGGGGCACTGGAGCGTCGCTTCGTCTGGCCTGAAGCCGAGCGGGGTCATCACGTAGAGCGTAGGCAGCTCGCCGCCCGGGCGCGGGTCCACCGTGCCGTCGGAGCCGGCCTCGCAGTCGGTGGTCGAGCCCACCGGCAGCCCGTCCTCCACCGGCGTCCGGCAGAAGAACGGCTTATGGTAGAAGAAGCGGACCGTCTGGCCGGCGAGCCAGCCGTCGGTGAAGCCGAAGTCGGCGCCGTCCACCGCGTTGTGAGAGTCGGTCGCCATCTCGCCGCCGGGCGACGCCTGGGTCGGAGTGGTGCCGAAGTCGGAGCACGCCGTCAGCGCGGCGGCGAGCGCGACACTGGTGCAGAGCAGGGGGAGTCGCATGGGGAATACCCGTGGAGGAAGCAGGACCGGAAGGGGTCGAACGGCTGCTTCCGAGTGTGGACGAGGCGTGGCCGGTGCGGCGGAAAGCATTACCGGAGGCGCTGCCGACTGCGTTGCTGGGGACCATCGACCCGCTCGTACCAGTTAGGTTTTTTCGGCTGCGCGACCCTTTTGGGTCAAGATTATGCAGGAAGTTCTGGAGAATTTTCCGGGTCGGCGGTGAGCCGCATCACCAATCGCGATGACTGAGGAGTCGATGCGCGTACCGTATTGGAACCGATTGATCGAAAGCCCGGCCGGGCAGATCATGCGACTGCTGCGCCGGGCTCCCATGACCGTGGACGAGCTGGCCCACGCCCTCGGCCTGAGCGGAAACGCCGTGCGGCAGCAGCTCGCCGTCCTCGAGCGCGACGGCCTGGTGGGGCAGGGAGAGGCGCGCCGCGGCGTGAGCAAGCCGGCGCGTACCTACGTCCTCACCGCCGAAGCCGAGCTGGTGTTCTCGCGGGCATATGCGCCGGTGCTCACGCAACTGCTGCACGTGCTCGACGAGCGGCTGGACCCCACCGAGTTCGACGAGTTGATGCGCGATGTGGGCCGGCGCTTGATGGGCGGCCGGCCACGTCCGACCGGCGATCTCCGCCAGCGGGCCGAAGCGGCGAGTGCGCTGCTCAACGAGCTCGGGGGGCAGGCGCGGGTCGAGGAGCACAACGGCGAGCTTTATATCCGCGGCGACGGCTGTCCGCTCTCCGCTGCCACGCAACGGCACCCCGAGGCGTGCAACGCGGTGGAGAGTCTGCTCACCGAGTTCGCGGGGGTTCCCATGGCCAAGTGCTGCGACGCCGAGGACCGGCTCCGGTGCTGCTTCGAGGTCGGGCGGCTTGCCGTGCCCTAGGCCGCTCGGCTCTACCGCTCGTCCAGCCCCATCGCCCGCAGAATCGCCTGCCCTCGGACGTCCCGTCGGAACGGCGTCATGACCGGATAGTTCGCGAAGTTGTAGAGCAGGAACGGGTCCCGCACCTCGATCGCCCGCCGGAGCCAGGTGTACGTCTCCGCCGTGTCGCCGAGCCCGGCGGAGAGCACCGCGAGGCTCACGGGCGCGACGTACCCGCGCCGCTGCCGCTCCAGCAGCTCCTTGAGGATCCCCTCGGCCTCGGCCCGCCCGCCACTCTTCGCGAGCGCGTAGCCGAGGATCGAGAGCGTGGACGACAGCCGCACTCCCGGCTCGACGGCGCGGCGGAGGATCGGCACCGCCTCGGCGTAGCGCCCCAGCGCGATGTAGGCGCTGCCCAGGTACTCGTTGGTGAGCGGGAACGTGGTGTCCATCGCCGCTACGTTCCGCAGCTCCGGGAGCGCCTCACCGGCGCGCCCCGCGCTGAAGAGCGCTCGCCCGAGGCCCCCGTTGATCGTGAGGCTGAGCGGGTCGAGCTCGCGGGCGCGCCGCGCCTCCCGAATGGCCTCGTCCATCCGGCCCACCGCCAGGAGGTAGTCGCCATTGTACCAATGATGCGTGTTGGCATTGTTGGGGTCGAGCGCCAGCGACCGCCGGAAGTCGCGCTCCGCCTCCGCCCAGTTCCAGGCGTACATCGCGTTGTAGTCGCCCAGCACCGCCCACGGTGACGCGAGCGTGCTGTCGATTCGGAGCGCCTCGAGGGCCGCGGCCCGGGCGCGCGGATACGTCTGATCCGGCGCGAGGTCGCTCCAGAGTGGGAGCACCGCGAACACGTCCGCCAACGCCGCGTGCGCCGGCGCGAAGCGGGGATCGGTCGCCACTGCCTGCTGGAGCAGTTGGCGAGCCTGGTCGAGCCCCGCCGCCGTCCGCTGATGCCACGCGTACCGGCCGCGCAGGTAGAGATCGTACGCGCCGAGGTCGCCGGTTGGGGGGACTTCCAAGTGCCGCCGGTCGCCGGCGGCGAGCGCCACGCCCAGCTCGCGCGCCACCCGCTCGGCGACGTCGGCCTGCACCCGGAAGACGTCGGTCATCGGCGCATCGAACGACTGCTGCCAGCGGGTGGCGCCGGTGGCCGTCTCGATCAGCTCGGGGCTCACCCGCACGCGGCTCAGGCCGCCCTCCTGGTCCCAGCGCACGGTTCCGTTCAGCAGATACGCCACGCCCAGCTCGCGGCCGATCTCCTCGGGCCGCTTGGTGCTCGCGGCGTACTGGGCCGAGCTGGTGCGCGCGGTCACCTGGAGGCCGGGCACCGTGGCGAGCTTCCCGCGGATCTCGTCGGTGATGCCCTCCGCGAAGTAGACCTTGTCCGCGGCGGCGAGGTTGTCGAATGGCAGCACCGCGACGCGCCGGAGGCCGGAGTCGGCGGGCGCTTGGGCCCGCCGGGCATGGATCCAGCCGAAGAGCACGCCGACACCGAGCAGCAGGCCCAGCCCGAGCAGCAGGAGGCCGGTGCGGCCGGGGAGAGGTCGGGTCGCGGCCGTCGCGTCGCCCTCGAGCGCCCGCGCCAGCTCGGCGGCGGAGGCGAACCGGTCGGCCGGCACCCGGGCGAGCGCGCGGGCCACGGCGTGCTCCACCTGCTCGGGCACGGTGGGGCGCAGGGCTCGGAGCGGCACCGCGTCGGTGTGGAAGCGCTTGGCGATGATCGCCTGTGGCGTCGGCCCGGTGAACGGCGGCTCGCCGGCGAGCATCTCGTACAGCACCGCGCCGAGGGCGTAGACGTCGGTCCGCGCGTCCACCGGCTGGCCGCTGGCCTGCTCGGGGCTCATATAGGCCGGCGTGCCGAGCGAGACGCCGGTCTCGGTGAGCGCCTCGCCGCCGTCGTCCCCGACGAGCGCTCGACTGATGCCGAAGTCGGCTACGAGCGCGTGGCCCTCGCTCAGGAGAATATTCTCCGGCTTCACATCGCGGTGAATCACGCCGTGCCGGTGGGCGAAGTCGAGCCCGTCGGCCACCTCGCGCCCGATCCGGAGCGCGTCGGCGAGCGGAATCTGCCCTTCGCGCTCGAGCCGCCGCCGGAGCGTCTCGCCTTCGACGTAGGGCATGGTGAACCAGAGCTGACCTCCGGCCTCGCCGGAGTCGTGGACCGAGAGGACGTGCGGGTGCTGTAGCCGGGCGGCGGTCCGGATCTCGCGCAAGAACCGCTCGGCGCCGAGGCTGCGGGCGAGCGAGGGGAGGAGGACCTTGAGGGCGACCGGGCGGTCGTGCCGGAGGTCGCGCGCCAGGTAGACGATGGCCATGCCGCCGCGGCCGAGCTCGCGCTCGAGCACGTACCGATCTTGCAACGCGTCCTGGAGGTGGTCGCGCGGCTCGGGGAGAGTCACCATGATGAAAGGGATGGCCTGCGCATGGGATGCAAGCTACCCGTCCGATGCGGGGTGGGCCACGGGCGCGATGTCCCGGCTTGGCCGCGACCCCGCCGGTTGCGCGGGCCGCGACGGGGGCGATTCGCAGGTGTCTCTGCTCTCACACAGTATTAACTGCAAGGTGTGTAGTAATACACAGCCGCTCGGGCCCCCTATCGCTGGCCCGAGGCGCGCTTGCTCAGTCCTCCTCCTCCGCCCCATCGCCCTCTCTCCCGAGCCACCCCAGCCACCGGAACCAGAGCAGCATCCCGAGCGCCACCAACCCCATGATCGCGAGCAGTGTGTGGTACGCCCTTCGGTAGTGCAGCTCGGGCAGGTAGTCGAAGTTCATCCCGTAGAGCCCGGCGAGGAACGTGAGCGGGATGAAGATGCTCGCCATGATGGTGAGCACCGTCATCACGTCGTTGCTGCGTTGGTTCACGCTCGACACGTGCATCTCCATCAGGTTGGAGGCGAGCTCGTGGTAGGTGTCGATCACGTCGAGGATCTGCACCGCGTGATCGAGGCAGTCGCGCAGGTACTGGCGCACCGTCGGAGTGATCAGCGGGCTCTCCTCCCGCGCCAGGGCCGCCACCGCCTCGTGCTGCGGCCCCACCGCGCGCCGGAGGACGAGCAGGTCCCACCGCACCCGGTGGATCCCGCGCTGGCCCGACCGGGTCGCGGCGCGGAGGATGCGCTCCTCCAGGACCTGGAGCCGGTCGCCCAGCCGCTCCAGCACCGGGTAGTACCCGTCCAGGATGGCGTCGATCAGCGCGTACGCGAGGTAGTCGGGCCCCGACTTCCGGATCAGCTCCTTGCCCGCCCTGATGCGCACCCGCACCGGATCGAACACGTCTCCTCGCCGCTCCTGGATCGAGAGCAGGTAGTGGGGCCCGATGAACAGGCTCACCTGCTCCACGTCGAGCTGCCCTTCCGCGGCGGCGCGGATCATTCTGGTGATGACGAGGTGCTGGCGGTCGTATGCCTCGGCCTTGGGCCGTTGCGGGACGTTCACCACGTCCTCCAGCGCGAGCCGGTGGATCTCGAAGATCTCCGCGAGGCGTCGGAGCACCGCCTCGTCGCCCAGCCCCTGCACGTCGATCCAAGTGACCCGGTCCGTGCCGACCACCGCGGGCAGGTCCCCCACGCCGACCTCGCTGCGCTCCTCCACCCCGTCGGGCCCGTAGATCATGACGCGGATCGAGGCCGGGCCCCGCTCATCCGGGAACACCAGCGTGCCGGGCGGCGCCCCGACGGGTGGATGCCGTTTGTGGAAGTTGAGCAGCGCCTCGAGCACCTCGGCGTGGAGCCGCCGCTCCTGGACGGATCGTCGGTCCACACCCGGACCTCGAGGCGGACGCTCGAGTCGCCCAGCTCGGTCGCTACCACGGTCGGCCCGGGCGATCCGAGCACGCCCGCCACCCCCCGCGCCACCGGCAGCAGGACCCGGCGCGCCTCCGCGATCTTCTCCCTGTAGGCAATCCCCACCGGTACGTTCACCCGCACCTCGCCGTAGAGCGAGTGGTTCACCAGCATGTCGCCGATGATCTGCTTGTTGGGAATGACGACGTAGGTGTTCTCCATGGTGCGGATCCGGGTGGTCCGCATGGTGATCTCCCGCACCTCGCCGTACTGCTCCTCGGTCGTGATGAAGTCGCCCACCTTGAACGGCCGGTCCCAGAAGATGAGGAAGCCGGCGATCATGTTGGCGATGGTCTCCTGCGCCGCAAACCCCATTGCGATGCCGACCACCCCGATCCCGGCGAGCGCGGCGCCCACGTTGATGCCGAGCTGGCTCGCGGCCATCACCCCGGCGAGCACTACCATTGCGCCCTTGTAGAGTCCCTCCACCAGCAGGTTCACCAGCGCGGGCGCGAAGCGCGGCTGGGGAGGAGGATGAGCTGTTCCATCGGAGACCTCGGCAATCGGAGGGAGGAAAGTCCTTGGATAGTTTAACGCCTTGCCTCTCGCTCAGGGCCGCAGC
The nucleotide sequence above comes from Gemmatimonadales bacterium. Encoded proteins:
- a CDS encoding mechanosensitive ion channel family protein gives rise to the protein MNLLVEGLYKGAMVVLAGVMAASQLGINVGAALAGIGVVGIAMGFAAQETIANMIAGFLIFWDRPFKVGDFITTEEQYGEVREITMRTTRIRTMENTYVVIPNKQIIGDMLVNHSLYGEVRVNVPVGIAYREKIAEARRVLLPVARGVAGVLGSPGPTVVATELGDSSVRLEVRVWTDDPSRSGGSTPRCSRRCSTSTNGIHPSGRRPARWCSRMSGARPRSAS
- a CDS encoding protein kinase; amino-acid sequence: MVTLPEPRDHLQDALQDRYVLERELGRGGMAIVYLARDLRHDRPVALKVLLPSLARSLGAERFLREIRTAARLQHPHVLSVHDSGEAGGQLWFTMPYVEGETLRRRLEREGQIPLADALRIGREVADGLDFAHRHGVIHRDVKPENILLSEGHALVADFGISRALVGDDGGEALTETGVSLGTPAYMSPEQASGQPVDARTDVYALGAVLYEMLAGEPPFTGPTPQAIIAKRFHTDAVPLRALRPTVPEQVEHAVARALARVPADRFASAAELARALEGDATAATRPLPGRTGLLLLGLGLLLGVGVLFGWIHARRAQAPADSGLRRVAVLPFDNLAAADKVYFAEGITDEIRGKLATVPGLQVTARTSSAQYAASTKRPEEIGRELGVAYLLNGTVRWDQEGGLSRVRVSPELIETATGATRWQQSFDAPMTDVFRVQADVAERVARELGVALAAGDRRHLEVPPTGDLGAYDLYLRGRYAWHQRTAAGLDQARQLLQQAVATDPRFAPAHAALADVFAVLPLWSDLAPDQTYPRARAAALEALRIDSTLASPWAVLGDYNAMYAWNWAEAERDFRRSLALDPNNANTHHWYNGDYLLAVGRMDEAIREARRARELDPLSLTINGGLGRALFSAGRAGEALPELRNVAAMDTTFPLTNEYLGSAYIALGRYAEAVPILRRAVEPGVRLSSTLSILGYALAKSGGRAEAEGILKELLERQRRGYVAPVSLAVLSAGLGDTAETYTWLRRAIEVRDPFLLYNFANYPVMTPFRRDVRGQAILRAMGLDER
- a CDS encoding ArsR family transcriptional regulator, yielding MRVPYWNRLIESPAGQIMRLLRRAPMTVDELAHALGLSGNAVRQQLAVLERDGLVGQGEARRGVSKPARTYVLTAEAELVFSRAYAPVLTQLLHVLDERLDPTEFDELMRDVGRRLMGGRPRPTGDLRQRAEAASALLNELGGQARVEEHNGELYIRGDGCPLSAATQRHPEACNAVESLLTEFAGVPMAKCCDAEDRLRCCFEVGRLAVP
- the corA gene encoding magnesium/cobalt transporter CorA; this translates as MIYGPDGVEERSEVGVGDLPAVVGTDRVTWIDVQGLGDEAVLRRLAEIFEIHRLALEDVVNVPQRPKAEAYDRQHLVITRMIRAAAEGQLDVEQVSLFIGPHYLLSIQERRGDVFDPVRVRIRAGKELIRKSGPDYLAYALIDAILDGYYPVLERLGDRLQVLEERILRAATRSGQRGIHRVRWDLLVLRRAVGPQHEAVAALAREESPLITPTVRQYLRDCLDHAVQILDVIDTYHELASNLMEMHVSSVNQRSNDVMTVLTIMASIFIPLTFLAGLYGMNFDYLPELHYRRAYHTLLAIMGLVALGMLLWFRWLGWLGREGDGAEEED